A stretch of DNA from Arachis hypogaea cultivar Tifrunner chromosome 19, arahy.Tifrunner.gnm2.J5K5, whole genome shotgun sequence:
CTACGCTTGGCTCTTTGGGAACAACTCAAGTGGCTTTCAAGGATCAGAGTACTCATTTTTTTAAAGCAGGGCACAAAAGACAGCGTCCTATTTCGCTTCAAAACTCACCTACTGAAGCATTGTCAACGGATTCTCGAGTACAAAAAGAGCTTGATAAAGCTAGTGCAACAACAAACTTGGAGAACCAACCTCAACAGAAGAATGATGGTTCTGCGGCGCAAGTCCACCAAAAGACAATTGGAGACAGGGGTCCATCAACGTGAGGTAGAATGATTATAAattccaattatttaatttatttttatggattgtgaccatttaaatattattaattggaATGTAAGGGGGCGTCAAATAAGATGTCTCGGGTGCACTGTAAGGAGTTAGTACGAAAATTTCaaccaactttttttattttggtggaaaaTCATATTGGGTTTGAAACTATGAAAGAATTTTGGGGGAGATTAGGCTATTATCCTGTAGGgattgtagatgctgttggacatAAGGGAGGAATTTGGTTCCTCTctgctaatttaaaattttcttgtaaAATTCTTTGGGCTATGAATCAATGTGTAACTTTGGAAATTGATGGTGGTGGGCGAAGATGGATTTGCAGTGCGATTTATGGTAGCCCTCAAGCCACTAATAGAGTAGAATTATGGAGTCATCTGCTTGATATTGGTTTGTGCATTCAGGACCCATGGATGGTGGTTGgggattttaatgatattttgagtATTCATGAGGTGAAGGGGGGTAATTACTATTCGAATCGCAGTAGTGTCTTTGCAAGTACTCTAGATTCTTGTGGTCTTTTTGATCTGACAACCTCTGGAAGACGGTTTACTTGATTCCATAAAATTCAAGGAAACAGAGAAATTGCAAAGAGATTGGATAAAGCTTGCTGTACTACAGAATGGCGCCTTCTTTTTTCAGAAGCTTTTGTTGAAGTTCTCAGCCATTCCCACTCTGATCATTGTCCCCTACTTATCTGATGTCAAAAAATTCCTATCAAGAAAGGAAACCGGCCTTTTAGATTCCAAGTGGCATGGGCAACGCATCCTAATTACAAGGCCATTGTTCAGAAATCTTGGAATAGTACAGACTTTGGCATCCATAGAAAATTTTTGGGGGTTCAAGAAGCTTCGTTGGAATTCAACTCTACGGTCTTcagcaatatttttattaaaaagagggAATTGGAGGCTTATTTGAATTGTATTCAACGAAAAATGGAAGCTGACGATGATCCGATTTTGAAGCATAAAAAGGAAGAATTGAGAGTTGAGTATAATCTAGTTTTGGCCCAGGAAGAATTGCTTTGGTACCAGAAGTCAAGAGATCAATGGGTTCGGTATGGTGATAGAAATACTAGCTTTTTCCATATGCAAACCATCATTAGAAGAAAATCTAACAAGGTTCATGGATTGCTGGTCAGTGATGGGTCCTGGTCTGATGATCCGGAAGTTTTGCAAAGAGAGGTGGttcatttcttcaaaaatattttttgctctACTGAGCCTGTTGAGGTTAATTGCATGGGAAAAATTCCTATGCCATCTCTTAGCCAGGATGCTTGTGATAATTTGTCTAAACCAGTAACAATGTTGGAGGTTAAAAAAGCTTTGGATAATATGAGCTCGTTCAAAGCTCCTGGGCCGGatggttttcaagttttttttttaaggaatatTGGGATGTGGTGGGTCATGAGGTGTGGCGTACTGTTCAGAAAGCATTCTTAGGGGAGACTTTAAGCCATTTTTTGTTggaaactttgattgttcttatcCCTAAATGCGACCCTCCAACTAGATTGAAGGATTTTCGGCCAATAAGTCtttgtaatgtaatttataagCTAGTGACTAAAGTGCTGGTTAATAGATTACGACATTTTTTGGATGAGATTGTTAGCCCAACTTAGGAAGGGTTTATACATGGTAGAGGAGCacctgataatattattgtggcccgagaagttcttcactttcttaagcggacaaagtctagaaaaggagctatggcttttaagattgatttagaaaaggcttatgatagagttgattggaattttcttgagcacactcttgaaTCTTTTGGCTTTCCTTCTTTAATTATTCGGCTTGTAATGAATTGTATTCAGACTTCAAATCTTTCCATCCTTTGTAATGGGAATAGATTGGACAGCTTCCAACCTCGCAGAGGGCTCAGGCAAGGAGATCCAATttctccttatttatttgttttgtgcGTGGAGAGATTGACATGCTTCATTTCCAAATAAGTTGACGAGGGTATTTGGGATGGTGTGGCTGTTTCTAGAGGAGGACCTAGAGTTTCTCACTTGATGTTTGTAGATAacctcctccttttttgtaaAGCGAAGAAAAATCAAGTTCAGAATGTTATGCATACCTTGGAGTTGTTCTGCAAAGCTTCAAGTATGAAGGTTAACAtgaaaaatctaaagctatttgttctagaaatatctctaatagaaggaaagaaatgtTGTCTGGTGTTTCTCATATTCTTTTTACTAGTGACCTAGGCAAATACTtgggggtgaaccttaatcatcCTCGAGCTGCTAGGTCTATTTTTTCGGACTCTTTAGAGAAGATCAAGAATAGGCTAGCTAATTGGAAAGGTCGGCTCCTTAACAGAGCAGGCAGGCTTTGCTTAATTAAATCTGTTGCTTCTTCTCTTCCTATTTATCAGATGCAAGTGACTCTTTTTCCTACTTCGGTTTGTCAAAAGATTGATTCTGTGCTTAGAAAATTCTTGTGGAAGGGAAAGGTGGGGGAGCATTGCTTAAATTATGTCAAGTGGAGCAAAGTTGTCActccaagaaaatatggaggcTTGGGAATTAGAGATACTCAGTGTATAAATTTTACTTTATTAGGAAAGCTTGTTTGGCAATTACTGCATAATAAAGATAAACTTTGGGTAAGAATTATGTTGGCAAAATATTTATCTGGGAGGTCTTGCTTTTCACCcaatttttctaataatgtttcaaGAACTTGGCGAGTGATTTATAAGACAATAAAAAAGCTTCGTGATGGTTTTGATTGGTGTACAGGCAGGATGTCTTAATCCTTTTGGTATCATGCTTGGCGACCATGTGGAACGCTAGCTCATTTGCTTTCTTTTGTGCACATCTCTGATTCTCACTTGAAGCTAGAAGATGTCTGGTACCATGGACATTAGCGGTGGGATATTCTTTGCACAATGATTCCGGAAGAAGTTAAACTTGATTTGATGCTCTTTGATCCTATCAAGCAGGCAGGAGATAAAACAGTTTGGTTTTGGACGAACTCAAATACTCTCACCTACTCGACTAAAAGCGGGTATGAATggctattgaagaagaaatttggctggaacgataatgaaaattggctttggctttggcgcttgAGAATACCGGAGAAGATAAAGTGTCTGCTCTGGCTTTGTCTCAACAACGGAGTTCCCACAGCTAGTTACCGGTTTCAAAGAGGTCTTGctacttctgatttttgtcaGCGATGTTATCTTGCTCTAGAGGATATTAACCATTGCTTTAGGACTTGCCAAAAAGCTCGTCAGATTTGAATTATCTTAAATTTGGGAATGACCGCTGAGGACTCTAGTTTGGATTTTGTGTCTTGGATTCATTCTAACCTCAACAAAAATGAGTTTCTCTTTGCAGCGGCCTTTTGGTGGATTTCGAGGGATAGGAACAATGACATCTTCCATCAAGATGATCCATGGAGTAAGGAGAAAATTGTTCACTTAGTTCAACATGCTGCTCACGATTTCTCTAAGGTTGTTACCaaccaaaaacatattattccttcctctttgcaatataactgggaaccacctccaatgaatgtCTGTAAAGTGAACTGCGATGCAAGCGTTTTTGAAAATGGGCAATTAGCTGGTTTTGGATGTATTATTAGAGACAACATGGGAATTTGGATGAAAGGTTGTTCTGCCAGTATACCTCTTTCTAGTGTTCTCTCTTGTGAGCttcatgctatttggagagggcttgttatggcttgggattgcgagtataaagaggtcatatgtgaaactgataatcttgatgcgtttcttcttgtttcgcgaggcacaaccagcatgattacgaatgactctgatctgcttgacaaaatcaaagagatgcttCAGCACAATTGGACAGCTACTTTAATGCTCATCCAGCGTACAACAAACAGAGCGGCTAATTTAATGGCTAAGACTGCTGCTTTAAACAAGCAGGTGTACCTAGAGTGGTTACAGCCCCCTAATAACttagacattattattagagaggAGTGCTACTCTTTCTCTTAGgtcttttttctttgtattatGTTCAGTCACCAAAACATttagcaaaaaaattaataaattaaattttgaaccggtataaattaatattttttataaaaaattactacaatattcctattataaaacacaactaaaatatccctattatatatatatatatatatatatatatatatatatatatatatattcattttgaaaactttaaattctaatgtagtaattttttataaaaaaataatattaatttagacagattcaaaatttgattcactattttttgatcaaattaatttgtctgacctaattttgacaaaaataatataatttaagtgattatatatgttaaattttaattattaaaaatatctttaaaaaaagacgttttctgCGTCTTGATGGGAACATTTCTTTATTTGTATTAGGTGATTCTTTAATtcgttatgattttttttattttttttcataccgAAATTCAATTTTTGTAAGTCAAAATTAGTATAGTCtagttaaaaatttatattttatattttacattttttacctaattaataatttataagttaaaattaatattttttatttttttcacaccAAAATTTAATCTTTGTAAGTCAAAactagtataatctagttaaaaatctatattttatattttatattttttacttattaataatttataagtcAAAATTAATATAGTATGAGTTGAGTTAAATGtctgtattttgtattttgtaattTTACTAAACTAAATTTGTCTCTCATACTCTCATTAATGTGACAAAAATAAATGTTACTTTTTTTTACCTGAAATAAATGTTGCTTTGAATGTTCTTTCAATTTGATATGAAAACAAAGGTAGAATGCCCTTATTGAAAAAAAATGGCCAACAAAAACAAAGCTTATTTTACTTCGACGAAGACATTAAAAACTTCCAAGTTATAATTTTATGTAGACTAGCTAAAATttggatcttttaaattttaaatttgtactttagagaataaagtgtgatcttttattCTTGAAtgatttctctctcatatttattcttagtctcacctataaaataaatgatgagaAATCACATTTTACTCTTTAAAgttaaattcaaactttagagaatcgAAATTCGAGTAGCCAATATGTTTCCACAAAAAAAGCTCAAGTTTCCACAAAAAAAGTCCAAATTTTTAGAGCCTTAGACAACAATCTAATTATATCTAATTAATTACCAGCAAAATAACGAAAAAGAGAATTCCTTGACTCTCATAATGCTGTTATGAATGACCTATCAGAGAAAGCACATTTTATACATGTGGCAGTTTTATAATGCACCACTTATTAACAACATCACATGATAATTTTGAGTGTAACACTTTGTTTAGATGCAAAATGAAAAatgtaagaaaagaaaatagaagaaaagaaaatgaaaaggaagaaaataaaagaaaaagttgttttttttttatattgtttggatgaaaagaaagtaagaagaaatttttttttttgtttagatagAAAGAAAAGTAGGAAGAAAGAAAATTATAACtaagtaaaattacattaatatctttatttatattatatataaattataatatagtaatgtatttaaattattttttaataaaaaaatgttcctaattttattttaaaattttaatgtattatcattataaataataatattttttaaaatttatttttttattttctattaaatattataaattttgctTAATTTTAAGCATGGACATATTAATAATTTCACCTTTATTTTGGAACTTTAAGCAGATTTCTCCGCAAATTTGGAAAGAAAACTTGGATGTAGGCCTCACGTCATTATTTTTCCTTTCCATCTAATTTCTATGCTgatccaataaaaaaaaaaaatttatttttcatcaatttttctttcttatgttttcttttcttctaatttCCATTGATCCAAACATAATGTAAATATCAGAGAATTTTCTTGATTTGGTTGgagaaaaaataagtaaaaaaaaaataaataaaaaatgatatatttttttgtttggttataaaaaaaagaacaaatatttttttgtatgaatcccactaaaatttttttttcacaaataaaaaaataaaaaaaatatttttatattttcaatattatccttagttatattattattaataattattaatataaatttaattttaatatattattataataaaaatttatatttaaacattatatattagataaataatacaaatcaaatatataaaattataatattttataatatttataaaatataataaaatataaataaataaaaatatttatactttattttatgataagagtattaatataattttatactatcataattttctttcttctcacttttttttctatctaaacaaaatctttttttttaattttttttcaatctatTTTCTATCTATCCAAACAACACACaaataactttattatttttttaattttttctatttatttatttatttattttttattttctttcctaccTCCAAACAAACACGAAATATCTCTTGCTTGCTAACCACTTAGACACTATGCTACTAGTCTACTACAAAATAATAACACGTAAATGTAAACATCATAACACGGTTGAAAAAGACCCATATAGTGATTGGCTCATCTCTAATTTATTTGCCCAATCGTTATTTCTTTCcccccttttattctttattcATAAACTTTTATCATTGACATTGTAAATTAGACCAGCAGAATTAGAAGCTAGAATTTGAACATTCTAAGCTAAACTTTAAGAATTCACCTACCGACTATTATTTTATTGCACCTCCATTTAGCTACGACTAcacattatttaatttattatattacaaATAGCCATCGCTTAACATCATCATATGTCAATTTAAATGCTTATTTGAGCCAGTCATTGTATGAACCATTCTTCTctacaaagaaaaaaacaatGGAGGGAAATTCAATACCAACAACTATGGCTATGAACCAGAATGGAGCACAGAGAGGAAGAGCATCATCAAGGGATACCCAAATGATTACAACAAAGGGAAACTGGGTTGAAGAGATGCGAGGTTCTCTAATGGTTGTAGCGACGGTTATTGCAACCCTAACTTTCCAAATTGCAATAAACCCCCCAGGGGGCGTTTGGCAACAGGACTCAAATAACCAACAGGGTTGTGCTTCTGGAAACACCTGCAAAGCTGGCACTTCTGTTTTGGCCACTTCCTCTCATGACAAAAACCAACGCTTGAAATACGAAATGTTCATACTCTTATGCACTGTTTCTTTCACTGCATCACAGACTGTGATTCTTTTTCTGCTTACTGGCTTTCAGCTGCGTAATAGGCTGGTCATGTGGTTGTTGATTCTTGTTATGTGCCTTTCGGTTATTTGCTTGGCTGGGGCTTATGTGATCTCCATTTGGATGGTCATGAAGCCACTTGACAAGTTGATTAACAAAATCACCTGGTATTATGCCTTGTTTTGGGTTGGATTGGTTGCTCTGCTTTGTCTCGCACTCTTGCTTCGCTTTCTCATCTGGCTGCTCAAGGCGTTCTTCCGGTTTTTATGTTGTTGCTAATGATCCTGAATCCGATTTTTAGTAGTGTTTGATTGTTGTAAGTTAATATTTGCGATAGTAATTTATAATGATTCTATAAATAGTTTGTATCTTGTACTCATTAGACATAATTCAATACACATAAATCCATttgcttagttttttttttctctgagtTCTAACATAATTGTTAAGCCGTTAGAAGATTATACTATAGTAATACGGTGAGTAGATGCATCATTTGTGTGGAGAATCATCTGCCGAAGTGCGTTGACGCTTAAAAGATGAGTCAACTTCAACTTGGTTGAAACTTTTGGAATATGATAAATACGTGTATGTGCCTCTGTATTCATTATTTTCTTAGTTGGATGAgttgtttaattatttaaaaaatgtgtGAAGGACAATAgataattaattcaaattagtttagagttattttattttatattttttaattattatttattttattttgtattttttacttgttggaataattgaataattttaaatataataaatatataacaaatatataattttagataattttagaTTATTGTCTCTAATATAACCAATTTATTTTTACATATGTAATTGATTGAGAGTCATAATTCATCTTTCTAATTATTCTCCTAATacttaaaacttaaaagaataaaaagtttaaatatatatgttattttttaaaaacaccaaaaattaaaaataaaaaattcaaaacttctttatttAGAAGttaggagagtcaataatgaATTaagatttctaatattttttcttaattgaaTTAGAGCTAATCATATGTATTTAGTATAATGTTTGGGAGGCATAATTTCACTTGCTTTTTTAGTTTTGAATGCATtcgttttcttattttatattccttaattattaacaaaataaataaattattttagatgtaataaatatatatatatatatatatatatatatatatataaaattataaagattatAAAGATtaagttaaataagataattttatgtTATTGTCTTCCTATTATTACTCATGTATCTAGTACGAgttgttaattaaaaattaattaaattgtgaaaattgcaTATGAGCATGGAGAATAACAATAATAGAGAAACCAAGAAGAAATTGAGAATTGAACTTGTATAATGATAAGATTCAAAGAATACAATACTACAACTTGCTATTTATACAAACACTACTTCTAATAGAATTGTCTTGCTACTCTAACAAACTATACAGCTCAACATGTGCAACAAAATCCACTATTAACAACTTTCTATACAAGAGAAATAACAACCTATAttaacaaattctaactaacaaaataaatattaagtaaCACCTTCCCGTAAGCTTGGACTATTGGGAGAGAAGAGGTCTAACAATCCAAGCTTAGAGTAACCTACATTGAAAGGCTCAGGAGCAAGAGGTTTAGTGAAAATGTCGGCAGCTTGATTATTGGAGGAAATAGGAAGGAGATGAAtcaattttccttgcaatttgtcaCGGATTATATGGCAATAAGCTTCAATATGTTTTGTATGTTCATGAAACACAGGATTAGTGgcaatgtaaataactgaattgCTATCACAATACAGATTAATAGGCTTTATGATTGGAACACCAAGATCTTGAAGAACATAACTCAGCCATTGAGCTTCTCGTGTGGCCAGAGCTAAAGCTCTATACTCTGCTTCTGAAGAAGAGGCTGCAACTGTTAGTTGTTTCTTACTCTTCCAAGTAACCAAATGATGGTCCTAAATAAAAACAATATCCGAGATGGATCTGCGAGACTCAACACAACCAGCCCAATCAGAGTAAGAGAAATCAGTAAGTTGTAAATCAAAATCTGCAGAGAAGAAGAGGCCTACAGCAGGAGAACCCTTTATATAATGCAGTACTCTATGTGCTGCCTTCAAACGTTCAGTAATAGCGCAATCCAAAAACTAGCTCAGCTTCCCAATGACATAGCTTATATTAGGTCTAGTATTTGATAGATATAAAAGCTTGCACACAATTCATCTATAGTGACCAGAATCAGCGAGCGATTTCCCAGTAGTTTTACTTAGTTTTGCTCCATAATCAATAGGAATGGTGGCAGGTTTGCACCCTTCAAATCCTGTTTCCTTGAGTAAATCAAGGACATATTTTCTCTAATACAAAGCGATTCCCGTCTTGGATCTTGCCACTTCTAGACCAAGGAAGTACTTCAAATCTCCCATGTCTTTGATCCAAAATCTCTCATAAAGAACATCTTTAACTGAGTTAATTTCATTTAGGTCATCATCTGCCAATACTAAGTCATCTACATATACTAGAATTGCTATGAATTCAAGTGATGTAATCTTGGTGAAGAGGCTGTAATCCGATTTGCATTGAGTGAATTTTAGCTCAAGTAGAACCGATttgagcttgcaatttcattgtCTACTAGCTTGTTTTAATCTATACAAGGACTTTTCAAGCTTGCAAACTTGACCGACTTCTAAACCTGGAGGCACCTTCATATAGACCTCCTCATCGAGTTCACCATACAAAAACGCCGTGTTGACATCAATTTATTTAAGGTGCCACCCTTTCACTGCTGTAACAGCCAGCACCACTCTCAAAATCCCTAACTTTACTATAGGACTGAAGGTGTCTCGATAGTCAACACCAGCCACTTGTGTGAATCCTTTGGCAACGAGTCTTGCCTTGTGCCTCTCCACTGTGCCATCCGGGTTGTATTTGGTACGAAATACCTATTTACAGCCAATCGCAATCGCTCTCTTTCCAATTGGTAAAGAAGTTAGCTTCCATGTCTTGTTTTCTTCCAAGGCAATTAGTTTAGCTTTTATTGTCTCTTGCCAACAAGTTTTAATGATTGCATCCTCATAGGTTTTAGGCTCTAAATTCTGAATAGCAACAGAAAATGCCAAATACATATGAGAAATCCTAGTATAAGACAAGACATTGGAGAGAAGATACCTTTGAGCAGTGAGCTGCGATGAGGGTGAAACAATGTTGATGGTTTGGCACTCGTAGTCCTGCAAGTGAGCAGGTGGTTTAGTTTACCTAGTCAATCTCCTTACATCAACAATTTCAGGCATAATGGAGGATTCAGGCATAGCAGTAGAATTATGAGTTGAAAACTCTTCATGTGATGTAGATGTGGGTTCTAAATGATCATAAATTTCAAGATAGGAAAGAAGTTCTTTAGTTTCATTTAACTCAGATAAAGCATTATCATGTTGATAGCTGAGATTTGGGTGATGCAAGCTTGGTTGAGGGCTACATCATTAGTGTTTAAAACCTGAATCTGAGTCTCTTCCAAAAATTCATACTCAAAAGGATAAGATGCAACATGAGATGAATtagaaaaatttgaaaagttGTTATCATTGGAATTATTGGAGTGACAGTAAGGAAAACAATTCTCATGAAATTGGACATCCCGAGATAAGAAAATATCTCGAGTTTGAAAATCAAAGAGCAGGTATCCCTTTGTACCCTCTCTGAATCCAAGATGCAAACACTTTCTTGCTCTTGGATCCTATTTGCGTTGTTGTCTTGCAAGGCTGCTAGCATATGCCAAACAACTAAAGACTCTGAGAAGGAAAAGATTTGGCAGAGTCTTATAAAGAACTTAATATGAAGACTTATCTTGCAAAAAAGGTGTTGGCAATCGATTAATTAAATAAATCGCATGTCCAACATTGTAATTCCAAAAAGATTTTGTTAAGTGtgcatgaaacaagagagttctagccacagcaaggatGTGTTGATGCTTGCGCTCAACAATGCCATTCTGTTGTGGAGTTTTCACACAAGTTCTTTGATGAGATATGCCATTAGAGCTGTAAAAAGTAGGCATTAAAAACTCAGGCCCATTATCCGTGCGAACTGTTTTAACCACTGCATTAAATTGGgttttagcaaaaataacaaaatcTTTAACCAATGAAGAAGCATCAGCTTTAGTTTTCATGAACAAAATCCAAGTGAATCGAGAATAATCATCCACTATAGTAAGAAAATAACGTTTTTCAGTAAAGGAGGGAACAGAAATGGGTCCCCAAATATCAACATGAATTAGATCAAGTATATTGGCTGCAGTACTAGAACTAACAGAAAAAGGTAATCGCTTTTGTTTGCCAAGATGGCAAGAATGACATGGTTTCGTATGTTTTTTATAGTCAATAAACTCAAAAGTCTTTTGTAATGAAACAATCCTATCATGAGATGGATGTCCTAATCTAACATGCCACAAAGATTATGAAAAATGGCTGAGGAAAGTTGCTGTGATGTGAGAGAGAGTTTTAACTTCTTTGTGTAAAATGTACAAACCATCAACATTGCTAGCTGCACTAATTATCTTCAAAGTGTGCAGATCCTGTATCTCACAAGCCTTATCAGTGAAGCTCATTTTGCAATGTAAAGATGCAGTAAGTTTGGAAATTGATATGAGTTTAAAGTTAAAAGTAAGAATAAACAATGCATTAGTGAGAAAAAGATTATTAGAAAATATAATGGTACCCATGATTGGATCAActactacaagaaaaagcaatatttgtaataaaaaaattgtttaaaaaaatcgaaattttgaaacaaaagaattttgtaacaaaaaaggggccgttgcagtatgtcccgttacaaaaagtttttgtaacaaaaaatggaactgttacaattcaaagtgatattttgtaacaaatttttctgatacaaaaaaccagaagtcgttacaaaagtggtaacaaatttttattgtcaaagtatttttggtgacaatctattttttcctatcataaaattttgttacaaaatgtaacttgattttgtaacgtttttttttctttagttacaaaagaaaaataattattttgtaacaaatttttttaatacaaattgcatgcataatttactaaattattttttaaattaactaatatattaactattttaataagcaagtctacatttatataatatgcaaaaacatacataatttaaacatgtctcatttagctaaaattgttttaaaacaaaataa
This window harbors:
- the LOC112779954 gene encoding uncharacterized protein, whose protein sequence is MEGNSIPTTMAMNQNGAQRGRASSRDTQMITTKGNWVEEMRGSLMVVATVIATLTFQIAINPPGGVWQQDSNNQQGCASGNTCKAGTSVLATSSHDKNQRLKYEMFILLCTVSFTASQTVILFLLTGFQLRNRLVMWLLILVMCLSVICLAGAYVISIWMVMKPLDKLINKITWYYALFWVGLVALLCLALLLRFLIWLLKAFFRFLCCC